In Rhodopirellula islandica, the following proteins share a genomic window:
- a CDS encoding glutamate-5-semialdehyde dehydrogenase, with the protein MSTASTTDTQPDAPQSDDLAAQCVDIARRAKAASRLLGTLDTNIKDQWLLESADALVDATDAIIAANQLDLGNASKYGLTDAGIDRLRLDAERIAGIATGLREIAALNDPIGEVLEGFARPGGMRIEKRRVPLGVVFFIYESRPNVTADAAGICVKSGNAVILRGGKEAAHSSRAIMDVLHDVGRRVGIPEDAVQLVGTTDRAAVGHFLQQADFIDVTIPRGGENLIRRVAAEATMPVIKHYDGNCHVYVDESADVEMAVDIIENAKCQRMGVCNACESLLIHQSIAAQALPAIAKRLAGRGIEMRVDERAAPHVPGGIPATEADFGAEFLGPQISIAVVNSVDEAAEHINHYGSGHTDAIVTNELAAAERFTALVDSSAVMVNASTRFNDGGMFGLGAEIGISTDKFHARGPCGLRELTSYKYIVRGNGHIRG; encoded by the coding sequence CCAACATCAAGGATCAATGGCTGCTCGAGTCCGCGGACGCACTGGTGGACGCGACCGACGCAATCATCGCAGCCAACCAGTTGGATCTCGGAAACGCCTCCAAGTACGGGCTGACCGACGCGGGCATCGATCGTTTGCGGTTGGACGCGGAACGAATCGCCGGGATCGCCACCGGCCTGCGCGAAATCGCCGCCCTGAACGACCCGATTGGCGAAGTCCTGGAGGGCTTTGCACGGCCAGGCGGAATGAGAATCGAAAAACGTCGCGTTCCCTTGGGCGTCGTGTTCTTCATCTATGAAAGTCGCCCCAACGTGACCGCCGATGCCGCAGGTATCTGTGTCAAAAGCGGCAATGCGGTGATTCTTCGCGGGGGCAAAGAAGCCGCGCACAGCAGCCGTGCGATCATGGACGTGCTGCACGATGTGGGCCGCCGAGTCGGGATTCCGGAGGATGCCGTCCAGTTGGTTGGAACCACCGACCGAGCCGCTGTGGGGCATTTTCTTCAGCAAGCCGATTTCATCGATGTCACGATCCCTCGTGGCGGCGAAAATTTGATTCGTCGTGTGGCCGCCGAAGCCACCATGCCGGTCATCAAGCACTACGACGGAAATTGCCACGTCTACGTCGATGAATCCGCGGACGTCGAGATGGCGGTCGACATCATTGAAAACGCCAAGTGTCAACGGATGGGCGTCTGCAACGCCTGCGAATCACTCCTGATTCATCAATCGATTGCCGCCCAAGCACTCCCAGCCATCGCGAAACGCTTGGCCGGGCGTGGAATCGAAATGCGCGTCGACGAACGTGCAGCCCCCCACGTTCCCGGCGGAATTCCCGCGACCGAAGCTGATTTCGGTGCCGAATTCTTGGGCCCACAAATCAGCATCGCCGTCGTCAATTCGGTCGACGAAGCCGCGGAACACATCAACCACTACGGCTCGGGCCACACCGACGCGATTGTCACCAATGAACTGGCGGCGGCCGAGCGATTCACCGCCCTGGTGGACAGTTCTGCCGTGATGGTCAACGCCAGCACTCGCTTCAATGACGGCGGAATGTTCGGCTTGGGTGCAGAAATCGGGATTTCTACCGATAAGTTTCACGCCAGGGGCCCATGCGGGTTGCGGGAACTGACCAGCTACAAGTACATCGTACGTGGGAACGGTCACATAAGAGGCTGA
- the fliM gene encoding flagellar motor switch protein FliM, with translation MSNESLSQNQVENLLKAMETANLDEEGAGAPTEKKDSADPSAPSQASDNTSVGSSAPGVGAAHPADSKPYSPGVPTGSRVTAYDFKRPERVGKDQMRAMHSLHESIARNFGASISGLLRTMIEVKLLSVDQLTYSEFVFSLDNPSCFNVIKPLPLEGHWVLDIAPGLAYSIIDRMLGGDPVPGETIRRPLTEIETRLMCRVVDLFLEQIVPAWQNVIHLEPSIHTTESNPQLAQIVPPNEVAILVGFEVLLGKNRGMMNLCIPFNSIEKYNAKLSRNGWVGYGKTNPTPQSRRKIADSIDAAPVDVVVTLARSKIRTSDLLDLSVGDIITTEQAANSALELSVQDVPKFSAIAGAYKGKKAAQIQATIEPKSREADEIDPEQELDDDSPTTSEAENAEADMEETLDVAPSKPAVPPKPKPVSKPVSRTK, from the coding sequence ATGTCCAACGAATCACTGAGTCAAAATCAAGTCGAGAATCTTCTGAAGGCCATGGAAACGGCCAATTTGGACGAGGAAGGGGCCGGCGCACCCACCGAAAAGAAGGACTCAGCTGATCCGTCGGCTCCATCCCAGGCAAGCGACAACACCAGTGTTGGTTCTTCCGCTCCCGGCGTCGGTGCCGCCCATCCAGCCGACTCCAAGCCCTACTCACCTGGTGTGCCGACCGGCTCACGAGTGACGGCGTACGACTTCAAACGCCCCGAACGCGTCGGCAAAGACCAGATGCGGGCGATGCATTCGCTCCACGAGTCGATTGCTCGTAATTTTGGAGCCTCCATCTCCGGTCTGCTTCGGACCATGATTGAGGTCAAGCTGCTCAGCGTCGACCAGCTGACCTACAGCGAATTTGTCTTCAGTCTCGACAATCCAAGCTGCTTCAACGTGATCAAGCCACTGCCGCTGGAAGGTCACTGGGTCCTCGACATTGCGCCGGGACTTGCCTACTCCATCATCGACCGGATGCTCGGTGGCGACCCCGTTCCGGGGGAAACGATCCGTCGACCGCTGACCGAAATCGAAACTCGGTTGATGTGCCGTGTCGTCGATTTGTTCTTGGAACAAATTGTCCCCGCCTGGCAAAATGTGATTCACCTCGAACCCTCGATCCACACCACCGAAAGCAACCCGCAACTCGCCCAAATCGTGCCTCCCAACGAAGTCGCCATCTTGGTTGGATTCGAAGTGTTGCTTGGTAAAAACCGAGGGATGATGAACCTCTGCATTCCTTTCAATTCGATCGAAAAGTACAACGCCAAACTGTCGCGGAACGGCTGGGTGGGCTACGGAAAAACCAACCCAACCCCCCAATCCCGCCGAAAAATTGCCGACAGCATCGATGCGGCTCCGGTGGATGTGGTGGTCACTCTGGCGAGGTCCAAAATTCGCACCAGCGACCTCTTGGATCTGTCCGTGGGCGACATCATCACAACCGAACAGGCCGCCAACTCCGCGTTGGAACTGTCCGTCCAAGACGTTCCCAAATTTTCTGCCATCGCGGGTGCCTACAAAGGCAAGAAGGCGGCCCAGATCCAAGCCACGATCGAACCCAAATCTCGGGAAGCCGACGAAATTGATCCAGAACAGGAACTGGATGACGACTCGCCAACGACTTCCGAAGCTGAAAACGCGGAAGCGGACATGGAGGAGACTTTGGACGTGGCACCAAGCAAACCCGCAGTGCCACCCAAACCCAAGCCCGTCAGCAAACCGGTGTCACGCACGAAGTGA
- a CDS encoding S1C family serine protease, producing MPSRCLGSACVRIGCLTLALFASTARAEESSLLPDEQQWIEEFETARIAGIAKATPSTVMVFVPGGGGGGSGVLITPDGYALTNFHVSSPAGTYMRCGLSDGNVYDAVVVGIDPVGDLALIQLLGRDDFSTADFVPSRSVQVGDWCFAIGNPFLLATNLQPTVTAGIISGVRRYQYPSGTLLEYGNCFQTDASINPGNSGGPLYDNQGDLIGIIGRASFEKRGRVNVGVGYAISGDQAQNFLGCLHSGRIVDHATLGATVGTDEDGSVRVTNILSSSDAYRRGLRYGDEILEIDGQVIQTANDVQNILATFPASWRIPITYRQDGASVETLVRLASVHRGSELLEKMKSALPPPPPAPPKPPTPPEPGDESPEAPADNASPEAPPTPQPDQSKETLKDAAGEPIPEVAAKRIEMREGYANYFYNELQQTKFIERLRGQFAEASAEEPVWQIRGKTVPVADDQPPSDFQLTIGDGQFQLKIGDDVQQLSRGDELLRVVDEQRDAGILACLSALQRMLRLGPQQFGETYYWGTMPLAGQRPLRDTVIGIHSDLETRFLHHPESERLEVIESIAGTDTDPAELWFGTDDDGLPTTMQLRYGLMTVLDLQIEDWSVEQATKPQAAPINGDPS from the coding sequence ATGCCATCTCGATGTCTCGGTTCCGCCTGCGTGCGAATCGGTTGTTTGACCCTTGCTTTGTTCGCCTCCACCGCTCGTGCGGAAGAGTCGTCTCTTCTGCCCGATGAGCAACAGTGGATCGAAGAGTTCGAAACCGCTCGGATTGCAGGCATCGCGAAAGCGACTCCCTCCACCGTCATGGTGTTTGTTCCGGGAGGCGGTGGTGGCGGAAGCGGTGTGCTGATCACTCCCGATGGCTACGCGTTGACAAACTTTCACGTCAGCAGTCCAGCGGGCACGTACATGCGTTGCGGCCTCAGTGACGGCAACGTCTACGACGCCGTGGTCGTTGGCATCGATCCCGTTGGCGACTTGGCCCTGATTCAATTGCTCGGCCGCGATGACTTTTCGACCGCCGACTTTGTCCCCAGCCGTTCCGTCCAAGTGGGCGATTGGTGCTTTGCAATTGGCAATCCCTTCTTGCTGGCGACCAACCTTCAACCCACTGTCACCGCCGGAATCATCAGCGGCGTGCGACGCTATCAATATCCCTCCGGCACACTGCTGGAATACGGCAACTGTTTTCAAACCGATGCCTCCATCAACCCCGGCAACTCCGGCGGTCCGTTGTACGACAACCAAGGTGACCTGATTGGAATCATCGGGCGAGCCTCGTTTGAAAAACGCGGCCGCGTCAACGTCGGTGTTGGCTATGCGATCTCAGGCGACCAAGCTCAAAACTTCCTCGGATGCCTGCACAGCGGCCGCATCGTTGACCATGCCACGCTGGGTGCCACCGTGGGAACGGACGAGGACGGGAGCGTTCGCGTCACCAACATCCTCAGTTCCAGCGATGCCTATCGTCGCGGACTGAGGTACGGGGACGAGATCCTGGAAATCGATGGGCAGGTCATCCAAACCGCCAACGATGTTCAAAACATCTTGGCAACGTTCCCGGCGTCGTGGCGAATCCCGATCACCTATCGGCAGGACGGCGCCAGCGTTGAAACGTTGGTCCGATTGGCCAGCGTTCACCGTGGATCGGAATTGCTGGAGAAGATGAAGTCGGCACTGCCGCCACCGCCCCCCGCCCCTCCTAAACCTCCAACGCCCCCAGAACCCGGCGATGAGTCACCCGAAGCCCCCGCTGACAACGCGTCGCCGGAGGCTCCTCCAACGCCCCAACCCGACCAGTCAAAAGAAACGCTCAAGGACGCGGCAGGAGAACCCATTCCTGAAGTCGCTGCCAAACGAATCGAGATGCGGGAAGGCTATGCCAATTACTTCTACAACGAACTGCAGCAGACGAAATTCATCGAACGCCTTCGCGGACAGTTTGCCGAGGCATCCGCGGAAGAACCCGTGTGGCAGATCCGTGGCAAAACCGTTCCAGTCGCTGACGATCAACCACCAAGCGACTTTCAACTGACAATCGGTGACGGACAATTCCAATTGAAAATTGGCGACGATGTTCAGCAGTTGTCTCGCGGTGATGAACTTCTTCGAGTGGTGGATGAACAACGTGACGCAGGCATTTTGGCTTGCCTCAGCGCACTCCAACGCATGCTGCGTCTTGGCCCCCAACAGTTCGGTGAAACCTATTACTGGGGAACCATGCCGCTGGCGGGACAACGACCGCTTCGCGACACCGTGATTGGTATTCATTCCGATCTGGAAACGCGTTTCTTGCATCACCCCGAATCCGAACGCTTGGAAGTGATCGAATCCATCGCTGGCACGGACACCGATCCCGCTGAACTTTGGTTCGGAACCGATGACGACGGGCTGCCTACCACCATGCAACTTCGCTACGGGTTGATGACCGTGCTGGACTTGCAAATCGAAGACTGGTCCGTCGAGCAAGCCACCAAGCCTCAGGCTGCTCCAATCAATGGAGATCCATCATGA
- a CDS encoding S1C family serine protease, translating to MSCVPKSTRHLTRSRNVQHRSSWTLILFGCIIWSFTTCFGLTNAFAQPSMARPSDQVQPKMVKIYGAGGLSGLEAYQSGFLVSPAGHIATAWSYVLDVDPVVILHDGRRFESKIVGFEPALELAVLKIEADDLPFFPIPESNQVSWGDPVLAVSNLFGIATGNEPASVMQGRVAAKTKLDARRGTFQTPYRGEVLLLDLVANNPGAAGGALINPEGEFLGMLGKELRDRKTGVWLNYAIPANVLRQPIGDILAGRKTTLPDDSDPVLPREKSHSPRSLGIGLIPDVLENTPAYIDFVDKESAAARVDLRPDDLIVLVNGRRVSHQRAFRDLLRRIDRRDQVALVVQRDNEILDLVLRP from the coding sequence ATGAGCTGTGTTCCAAAATCCACACGACACCTGACTCGATCACGAAACGTCCAGCACCGTTCAAGCTGGACGCTGATCCTCTTCGGGTGCATCATCTGGTCATTCACCACTTGCTTCGGCCTCACCAACGCGTTCGCGCAGCCTTCGATGGCGAGGCCCTCCGATCAAGTCCAACCCAAGATGGTCAAGATCTACGGAGCCGGTGGGCTGTCTGGATTGGAAGCCTATCAAAGCGGTTTCCTCGTTTCGCCAGCAGGCCACATCGCAACAGCATGGAGCTATGTGCTGGACGTGGATCCGGTCGTGATTCTTCACGACGGCCGAAGATTCGAATCCAAAATCGTGGGCTTCGAACCGGCGCTCGAATTGGCGGTGCTGAAGATCGAAGCCGATGACCTGCCGTTCTTTCCAATCCCTGAATCCAACCAAGTCTCCTGGGGCGATCCTGTGCTCGCCGTCAGCAATTTATTTGGGATCGCGACCGGCAATGAACCCGCCAGCGTGATGCAGGGCCGCGTCGCCGCGAAAACCAAACTGGATGCCCGCCGTGGGACCTTCCAAACCCCTTATCGCGGTGAGGTCCTGTTGCTCGATTTGGTTGCCAACAACCCGGGCGCAGCCGGCGGAGCCCTGATCAATCCCGAGGGCGAATTCTTGGGAATGCTTGGCAAGGAACTTCGTGATCGCAAGACCGGTGTCTGGTTGAACTACGCCATTCCCGCCAACGTCCTTCGCCAGCCCATCGGTGACATCCTGGCTGGGCGAAAGACAACCCTGCCAGATGACTCCGATCCCGTGCTGCCCCGCGAAAAATCGCATTCGCCGCGGAGCCTCGGCATCGGCTTGATTCCAGACGTGCTTGAAAACACCCCCGCCTACATCGACTTCGTTGACAAAGAATCCGCTGCCGCTCGTGTCGACCTCCGCCCCGACGACCTGATCGTGCTGGTCAACGGTCGCCGAGTATCCCACCAACGTGCGTTTCGCGATCTGTTGAGACGGATCGATCGACGCGACCAAGTCGCGTTGGTGGTTCAACGAGACAACGAAATCCTTGACTTGGTATTGCGCCCATGA
- a CDS encoding trypsin-like peptidase domain-containing protein: MLFAFSFCLAGVCHAQAPSSARYQNVLAKAVRGVALDALPAVVTIEVIGVMQADGEVRQDAPTSGVVIDEMGHVLTSSWVTGGDSASIIVNTPSGKRYPATVVAQDEHRDLVLLKVTSSDETWQPIEFPSTDQTIDKVGETMVAVARYGEANTPMVSTGILSAVGRLDGTAIQTDARISPAFYGGPLIDLKGRFRGIVIPAVGEGGAEDSTAWYDSGIAFAVPSSIIAEKLEQLRRGDNIQQGLLGFVVAGSDPYAEGTELSVVRKRSPADKAGLKVGDQVQTIGGQKVTRRQEIKLALGQFDAGDDVEITYERDGKSLSTIATMVATIPPLQPQFIGLIATDEVTEESNEEDAADESSTESVIVQVVWNQSPADGVLKPNDRLMQLDGSPILNTNALRQRLWASEPETAIELIIEREGETQTVSIDPLTLDGPLDRIASLKASDDSAADDWNVETLQLPDITNTAAIWFPQPEASAETASDEARSTPLALAIVLAPPKDRDPATILDPWKDLARQHRVAVCVICSDADDQWRPNEIDAITKLTAASLKQSGASPSAVSLIGGGAFTMGEKANPADSMALGASLSTENVFSGVAISNETEPPAIRLRKDGPPRLLRVLIPSPPNSEMPFWAATLRRIGCPLQTTLTLNRDLCLQWTRSLLAM; this comes from the coding sequence ATGCTGTTCGCGTTTTCGTTCTGCCTTGCAGGCGTCTGCCATGCGCAGGCTCCCTCGTCGGCACGTTATCAAAACGTCTTGGCCAAAGCCGTCCGCGGGGTCGCTCTCGACGCCTTGCCTGCCGTCGTGACCATCGAAGTCATTGGCGTCATGCAAGCCGACGGAGAAGTCCGACAAGATGCACCGACGTCGGGTGTGGTGATCGACGAAATGGGCCACGTCCTGACCTCTTCCTGGGTGACCGGTGGCGACTCCGCCAGCATCATCGTCAACACACCGAGCGGAAAACGATACCCCGCGACAGTGGTCGCCCAAGACGAACACCGCGATCTGGTGCTGTTGAAAGTCACCTCCAGCGACGAAACCTGGCAACCGATTGAATTCCCATCCACCGATCAAACCATCGACAAAGTCGGGGAAACAATGGTCGCAGTGGCTCGCTATGGCGAAGCCAACACGCCAATGGTCAGCACGGGCATCCTCTCCGCAGTCGGTCGTCTCGACGGCACTGCGATCCAGACCGATGCCCGCATTTCACCCGCATTCTACGGCGGCCCCTTGATCGATCTGAAAGGCCGCTTTCGTGGGATCGTGATCCCAGCGGTGGGCGAGGGCGGCGCCGAAGACTCAACCGCCTGGTACGACTCCGGCATCGCATTCGCCGTCCCCAGCTCAATCATCGCCGAGAAACTGGAACAACTGCGTCGTGGAGACAACATCCAACAGGGCTTGCTGGGCTTCGTCGTTGCAGGCAGCGATCCCTATGCAGAAGGAACCGAACTGAGTGTCGTTCGCAAACGTTCGCCCGCCGACAAAGCCGGCCTGAAGGTTGGCGACCAAGTCCAAACAATCGGCGGCCAAAAGGTCACCCGGCGGCAGGAGATCAAACTTGCCCTGGGCCAATTCGATGCCGGTGATGACGTTGAAATCACCTACGAACGAGATGGCAAATCACTTTCAACCATCGCGACCATGGTCGCCACCATCCCACCACTTCAGCCCCAATTCATCGGCCTGATTGCCACCGATGAAGTCACCGAAGAATCGAACGAAGAGGATGCAGCAGACGAGTCCTCGACGGAGTCCGTCATTGTTCAAGTCGTTTGGAATCAGTCGCCCGCCGATGGCGTTCTGAAACCGAACGACCGGCTGATGCAACTCGATGGTTCCCCCATTTTGAACACCAATGCCCTGCGTCAGCGTCTCTGGGCATCCGAACCCGAAACCGCAATCGAACTGATCATTGAACGCGAAGGTGAAACTCAAACGGTCTCGATCGATCCCCTGACGTTGGATGGCCCACTCGATCGGATTGCATCGCTCAAAGCGTCGGACGATTCAGCCGCGGACGATTGGAATGTCGAAACGCTGCAGTTGCCGGACATCACCAACACCGCAGCGATCTGGTTCCCTCAACCGGAAGCCAGCGCCGAAACGGCTTCGGACGAAGCACGGTCGACGCCGCTGGCGCTGGCAATTGTTTTGGCTCCCCCCAAGGACCGCGATCCAGCCACCATTCTCGATCCGTGGAAAGACCTCGCTCGCCAGCATCGCGTCGCGGTGTGCGTGATCTGCAGCGATGCCGACGACCAATGGCGTCCCAATGAGATCGACGCGATCACCAAGTTGACCGCAGCCTCGCTGAAGCAATCCGGTGCGTCACCGTCCGCAGTTTCCCTGATCGGTGGCGGCGCGTTCACGATGGGCGAGAAAGCCAATCCCGCCGATTCCATGGCACTGGGTGCCTCACTCTCGACGGAAAATGTGTTTTCAGGGGTGGCCATCTCGAACGAGACCGAACCGCCCGCGATCCGACTTCGAAAGGACGGACCGCCACGATTGCTTCGGGTCCTGATCCCCAGTCCGCCAAACTCCGAGATGCCGTTCTGGGCCGCCACGCTTCGACGTATCGGGTGCCCCTTGCAAACCACACTCACGCTCAACCGTGATCTGTGCCTGCAATGGACCCGATCGCTGCTTGCGATGTGA
- a CDS encoding lipase family protein: MNFTQTIVRRLQSTRQFALIAAVSLAPLWGVHSWSGTSASTTMAQNINVPLPTLGGAQLWTDHDYRNGYRIQQNAVTKHWRLLDPNNIRRAWGSRADVDEALHKLQPEIASPGERPVVVLLHGLMRTDKCMKPLETKLHAEGFDQTIRFGYASTRGSLAESAAALREVLEHQSPDAQFAFVGHSMGNIITRHLIGDLQADGDPGNLLPRMRSMVMLGPPNQGAAIARRLAPTGVFGLVAGPGAMELGTRWSEVESKLATPSFPFAIVAGKVATPIANPLVDGEGDFVVSLDEAQLEGAQTVHQVPVLHSFLMEEPTVQDWTIEFLQNN, from the coding sequence ATGAACTTCACTCAAACAATCGTTCGTCGGCTCCAATCCACTCGGCAATTTGCCTTGATTGCCGCCGTTTCACTGGCTCCGTTGTGGGGCGTCCATTCTTGGTCGGGAACTTCCGCGAGCACAACCATGGCCCAGAACATCAACGTTCCCTTGCCGACCCTTGGCGGGGCTCAACTGTGGACGGATCATGACTACAGAAACGGTTACCGGATCCAGCAGAATGCGGTGACCAAACACTGGCGGCTTCTGGATCCCAATAACATTCGCCGGGCTTGGGGCAGTCGAGCCGATGTCGACGAAGCCCTCCACAAACTGCAGCCTGAAATCGCATCGCCCGGCGAGCGACCGGTGGTGGTTCTGTTGCACGGCTTGATGCGAACGGACAAATGCATGAAGCCCCTGGAAACCAAACTGCACGCCGAAGGGTTCGATCAAACGATCCGGTTTGGCTACGCCAGCACCCGCGGCTCACTGGCCGAATCAGCCGCCGCACTGCGGGAAGTCCTCGAGCACCAATCGCCCGATGCCCAGTTCGCTTTCGTCGGCCACAGCATGGGCAACATCATCACCCGACATCTGATCGGTGACCTGCAGGCCGACGGCGACCCCGGCAACTTGCTGCCGAGAATGCGGTCCATGGTCATGCTTGGACCGCCCAATCAAGGGGCCGCAATTGCCCGCCGCCTCGCTCCCACCGGCGTGTTTGGACTGGTCGCTGGCCCCGGTGCGATGGAACTTGGCACTCGTTGGTCCGAGGTGGAATCCAAACTCGCAACGCCATCGTTTCCCTTTGCGATCGTGGCAGGAAAGGTCGCAACGCCGATCGCAAATCCATTGGTGGACGGCGAAGGTGACTTTGTCGTCAGCCTTGACGAAGCTCAGCTCGAAGGAGCCCAAACGGTGCACCAAGTGCCTGTGCTGCACTCCTTCCTGATGGAAGAACCAACCGTGCAAGACTGGACAATCGAGTTCCTTCAAAACAACTGA
- the pepT gene encoding peptidase T, which produces MINQDRLLQRFLRYVRLDTAADPQSQAYPSTESQRELATMLADELTQMGLTDVVLDEHAVVTATVPATMDGQAPTVALVAHMDTSPEAPSESVNPQVVSSYSGGDIPLSSGNAITVAGCPDLEKMVGHTLITTDGSTLLGGDDKAGVAIIMELAETLVENPHLPHGPVRVVMTCDEEIGRGTDKLDLQQLDATVAYTVDGGGQGIIDVETFSADAMTLIFRGHNIHPAIAKDRMVNSLRAASDFAASLPRESETPETTDGRDGFIHLHDIVGGVGQTRVELILRSFDSEQLTVYADKVRGLAEQAAAAWPGIELQCDVRRQYRNLADGLAKLPESITLAEQAFENLGLSCQTAIVRGGTDGSQLTEKGLPTPNLSSGQHNIHSVLEFASLDEMVRSANHLVELLKLWGEKRV; this is translated from the coding sequence ATGATCAACCAAGACCGATTGCTGCAACGTTTTCTTCGCTACGTTCGACTCGACACCGCCGCTGATCCGCAGTCACAGGCCTACCCCAGCACTGAAAGCCAGCGAGAATTGGCGACGATGTTGGCCGATGAATTGACACAGATGGGATTGACCGACGTGGTCTTGGACGAGCATGCGGTTGTGACCGCAACCGTTCCGGCCACCATGGATGGTCAGGCACCCACCGTGGCGTTGGTGGCGCACATGGACACTTCGCCGGAGGCCCCCAGTGAGTCAGTCAATCCTCAGGTGGTCTCTTCCTACTCAGGCGGTGACATTCCGCTGTCCAGTGGGAATGCAATCACAGTCGCTGGTTGTCCCGACTTAGAAAAAATGGTCGGTCACACGTTGATCACGACCGATGGATCGACGTTGCTGGGTGGCGACGACAAAGCCGGGGTCGCGATCATCATGGAGCTGGCTGAGACGTTGGTGGAAAACCCACATTTGCCACACGGACCGGTTCGCGTCGTGATGACGTGCGACGAAGAAATTGGGCGCGGCACAGACAAACTGGATCTGCAGCAGTTGGATGCCACCGTGGCTTACACGGTCGATGGTGGTGGCCAAGGCATCATTGACGTGGAAACGTTTTCAGCCGATGCGATGACGCTGATTTTTCGGGGCCACAACATTCACCCTGCGATCGCGAAAGATCGGATGGTGAATTCGCTGCGGGCGGCGTCTGATTTTGCGGCTTCCCTGCCCCGCGAATCGGAAACGCCCGAGACCACGGATGGCCGGGACGGTTTCATTCACTTGCACGACATCGTTGGTGGTGTCGGTCAAACTCGTGTGGAATTGATCCTGCGATCCTTTGATAGCGAGCAGTTGACCGTTTACGCCGACAAGGTTCGTGGGCTGGCCGAGCAGGCTGCCGCGGCGTGGCCGGGGATCGAGCTGCAGTGTGATGTGCGACGGCAATATCGAAACCTCGCCGATGGGTTGGCCAAACTGCCCGAGTCGATCACGTTGGCCGAGCAAGCGTTTGAAAACTTAGGCCTGTCATGTCAGACGGCGATCGTGCGTGGCGGCACCGACGGCAGCCAACTGACGGAGAAAGGTTTGCCGACGCCGAACCTGTCCAGCGGCCAGCACAACATCCACAGCGTGCTTGAATTCGCAAGTCTCGATGAGATGGTCCGTTCCGCCAATCATCTCGTTGAGTTGCTGAAACTCTGGGGCGAGAAACGCGTCTGA
- a CDS encoding DUF3299 domain-containing protein, whose amino-acid sequence MKLNSRIGSMVVVGCLAIGTSLSAVSAADDSTTQKERSATARSIIEQRRAAMRGDAAGREKVEVRKSSLADLAKGDISFDDLTFDIEKGQVFDEKQLTKELKFLNGRKVRLRGYMLPSTLYKETDIDQFVLVRDNLECCFGPGAALFDCVMIEMQPGRTTDFVPRPVMVEGTFVLDTEKYRYPGGKGPDGASHMAVFRIEGLRVR is encoded by the coding sequence ATGAAACTGAATTCACGAATTGGGTCGATGGTGGTGGTTGGATGCCTCGCCATCGGAACCTCTCTTTCGGCTGTTTCTGCCGCGGATGATTCCACGACCCAGAAGGAACGCTCCGCGACAGCTCGATCGATCATCGAACAGCGCCGCGCTGCGATGCGGGGGGATGCTGCCGGGCGTGAGAAAGTGGAGGTTCGCAAGAGCAGCCTTGCGGACTTGGCCAAAGGCGATATTTCGTTTGACGATTTGACATTTGATATCGAGAAGGGCCAGGTCTTCGACGAGAAGCAACTGACCAAGGAGCTCAAGTTTCTGAATGGTCGCAAGGTGCGGTTGCGGGGCTACATGTTGCCAAGCACGTTGTACAAAGAAACCGACATCGACCAATTTGTGTTGGTGCGTGACAACCTGGAGTGCTGTTTCGGGCCGGGGGCAGCGTTGTTTGACTGCGTGATGATTGAGATGCAGCCCGGCCGAACAACCGACTTCGTTCCTCGCCCTGTCATGGTGGAAGGCACGTTTGTGCTGGACACTGAAAAGTATCGCTACCCCGGCGGCAAGGGCCCCGACGGGGCCTCTCACATGGCCGTGTTTCGAATTGAGGGACTTCGCGTCCGATGA